A stretch of Pristiophorus japonicus isolate sPriJap1 chromosome 12, sPriJap1.hap1, whole genome shotgun sequence DNA encodes these proteins:
- the sys1 gene encoding protein SYS1 homolog — MGMAGHFRSYVWDPILIVSQIVLMQCIYYSFLGIWLAVVDSLVHNSRSLDQVFSYEVLGFSTAQGRLSMMAFVLNSLTCALGLWYFIRRGKQCLDFTVTVHIFHFMGCWIYNLHFPTALSWWLVNIVCIALMAVIGEYLCMRTELRAIPVNTGPKSNL; from the exons ATGGGAATGGCTGGGCACTTCCGCAGCTACGTGTGGGATCCCATTCTCATCGTATCGCAGATTGTCCTGATGCAGTGCATCTACTACAGTTTCCTGGGCATTTGGCTGGCCGTGGTGGACAGCCTGGTACATAACAGTCGCTCACTCGATCAAGTATTTAGTTATGAG GTGCTGGGATTTTCCACAGCTCAGGGGAGGCTCTCGATGATGGCATTTGTCCTCAATTCACTCACATG TGCACTTGGATTGTGGTATTTTATCCGAAGAGGGAAGCAGTGTTTGGATTTTACTGTGACCGTCCACATCTTCCACTTCATGGGCTGCTGGATCTACAACTTGCACTTTCCCACAGCGTTGAGCTGGTGGCTGGTGAACATTGTGTGCATTGCACTGATGGCTGTGATCGGGGAGTATCTATGCATGCGGACAGAGCTGAGGGCCATCCCCGTGAACACTGGGCCCAAATCCAACCTGTGA